The following nucleotide sequence is from Hyalangium ruber.
CCGATTCCGCTACCCGGCCGCTACCAGATGGCGCGCCCAACGGGTCCGAGGTTCCACCCCACCTTGAGGATCCTCACGGGGCCAGGTTGCTGACGGTTGAGGAGATCGCCCGCTGCCTTGGCGTCTCGCGTGCCACCATCTACAAGCTTTGCTCGGAGGGCAGGCTGCCCCACCTGCGAGTATCCAACGCTATCCGCTTCCGGCCCTCAGACCTTGGAGCCCTGCTTCAGCGGTGATGAGGCGAGGCCCGCAACCTCAGGTCGAACCGGGACTTACTGATTACGAACGGGGATAGGCGAGGGCTGCCTGGGCCTCTTCCCTCTGAAAATGGCTTGTCTTGGCCGCCTCTGGCATGTCCTGAGTGGGGAAGAAATCCCCGTGTCCCCTACTCCACCGCGCGCCACCTCGTGCCCGAGTGCTTCCAGGCAACACGGCCCCCACTCGCTCTTGGTGGAGGCCTCGGTAGGGATACGCGCCTTGGTTCGGCCTCCCAACATCTCCACGAAACGCCCCGCTAGGTGCTGGGGCTCGGCATGCGCGCCCGCCTCGCCCGTGGCCCCCGAGGTTCGACGTGTGAAGCTCAGGGCCGGCAGACCAGCGAGGTGGAGGATTTCGCCCGCTCGAGTTCCTTCAACGCTCCGTCCACCAGGGCTGATGCCAGCGGCTTGGACTCCTGCGGCGTGGGCACTCTTCCTGGTGTGGCCCAAGGCACCCCAGGCACGGAGACGCGGAAATCGCACCCCATCTGCTTTCCGTCCTTGAACACCCGGGCGCTCACTTCCAGAGTCGCCGACGTTCGTTTCCCGCCCTTTTTCCGGTAACTCCCCACCAACTGGTATGCGCCTGGTAACTCCGGAACATCTACGAAGGCCAGCGTCGGCTGGCGCACGCCACTGCGGTCCCGAAGCTCCGAGACCACCGCCGCCTTTACTCCGGAGATGTCCAGCCACTCGTCGCGCTCGAAGAAGTTCGGAAGCACGAACCTCGGGCGGGGATCCTGCACCAAGTGCTTCAGGATGATCCCCTGCTCCGGTGGGGTGACCTGGCCAATGTAAAAGTTGCCCCCTCCTCGGGGCATGGCGATCACCGGCTGCTGTGCCCGGCTCACTCCCCGCGCCAACTCCGGCACCTTCTTCGAGGCGTATTCGAAGAGCCGCCCCACGTCCACCAGCGACTCCTCCGCCAGCCCCTCGGCCGACATCCCCTTGAGAAGACTGTACGTCAGCACGCCCTGCCCGAACTCCGGGGCCTCGTAGCTCACCGCGTCCGACGACGCCCCTGCCAGCACGTACATGCCGGTCTGGTCCTGCATCTGCTCCATCGCTCGCACCTGGCTCGACGACATGCCCCGCGAGCCGGTCATCTTCAGCACCATCGCTCCCGAGTTGCAGGTATCAAGGATCATCACCTGCTTCGTCGCCGGGCTCTTCTTCAGGGCCTCATTGAGGGTCTCGCTGGAGAGCGTTCCACCGCAGCGTAGCTCGGGGTCGCTCATGTCCAGGCTCCAGGCGTCCTGGGTCAGGTAGTGATAGGCCTCGTGGTTGCCGTGGCGGGACGCCGCCCCGTGCCCGGCCAGATAGACTACCACGATGTCCTCGGGCCTGGCGTCCTTGAGTTCCTCGAGCGCCCGGAGCAGGTTCATCTTGTCAGGGGTGCAGGGACTCTGGGAGGGCTTCAGCGAGCAGGAGTTGCCATCACCCTCCGGTTCGGTGAAGCGCCTATCGCCGGAGGCAAGCCCCGTGAGTGCTGGCAGGCAGAGATCCTGGCGTTCAGCGGTCGAGGAGAGCCGACGGATATGCACCCGATCGCATGTCTTGCCCGCCGCGAGGTCTTCCGCGCTGCACAGCAGCCTGCGTGCGGCGGTATCAAGCGCCCGGGCGAAGTCGTCGGCATCCTTGGCGGCATAGCGCAGGTCGATGCCGGCGCCAGTGTAGTCCGAGACTCCAGCCACAACGGCCCAGAGTCTAGGCACCACGAGTTCCGCTTCCGTTACGGGAACGTCCACGTCCGTGGCGCCGCGGGTGCCGATGCGAGGCGGGGAATACTCGAACGTCACAGGCTTGCCGAGAAGGTACTCCTCATCGTTGTAGGCTTGGACGGAGATGCGGTTGACGGGGCGCTGCGGGGCCGTGTCCGTCTTGGTGCCCGGGAGCCGGACCGTATGAGCTTGGAAGTAGCGGAACAGGGGCTTCAGGGGAATGTCACAGGTGAGCCGTCCGGGTTGGCGCTCGCAGCGCGCATCCTTCGCCGCGTCAGGGGCGACCGACTCCACTCGCGGGCTCTTGGACGACTCTGGGCCGGAGCGCTCCAACGAGAGTTGAAGCACTTCTTTGCCGTTGATGGCAACCTGCGTCCGCCCGATGCCGCCCCCGCGCTCTGTAAGCTCGATGTGGAGGGCGGGAGCGTTGGTGGGTCCCTGAACCCTTGCCTTGACGTCCGGGTAAAGCCGGGGATCGTCAAAGCGTTGCACGTCTCGCAGGGGCTCGGAGGAGTAGCCCATCAACCGCGCCAGTAGATTGGGCTCGTAGTAACGGCTCTTGAGCTGAGAAAGGCTGATGGTCTCGAAACCATTTACCACCCAGTAAAGCCCATCGATCTCTCCACCGTTGGATGCGTCATAGCGGCCACTGGGGTCGATCACCGCCCAGGTTCCATCGGTGAATGAGTAGAGCTTGCACAGCTCAAGTCCGGTGCGGGTGTCCCACAGGCGAGTGGTGTTGTCCGCCCCATAGGTGATGAGGAAGCGACCATCGGCTGAGACGTCGAGGGAACGGATAGGACCAGTGTGGCCTGGGATGGGAGAGCCGGGTACGGGGAAGACGCGGAGCGGCTCCGCGCGCTCATGCGCTTCACCCAGGATTGACTCCAGCGACCACATCTGGACAATGCCATTTAACCGCCCTAGGACGAGCATGTCCCCCTTCTTCGAGAATCCCGATAGCGACCAATCAGGGAAAGTATGGATGGGCCGTGGCGCCCTCGGATTCCTCAGATCCCAAAGCAGGGTGCGCACATTGAAACTCGAATCCTTATAGGAATAATGAGAGGCCAGCATGAACCGCCCATCTGGAGAGATGAATGCGGACTCAAGCGTGACCGCATCCAGCCCCTCCGCGTAGCCAATCCGTGTTCCTGTCTTGGTGTCGTAGATGGCCAGCACGATCTCGGAGAGTTCCTTCTCGGGCTCGAGCCTCCCGCGTGCCACAAAGAAGCTCCCGTCGGGTGACAGCGCTTCCAGCTCGTGACCCGGATAGGCGCTCAGTTTCCGCTGTAGCTGTTCCCTTAACCGGATTGTCTGTTGCGGGTCTGATTTACTCCCCCCGGCAAACTCAGTCGTTTGCTCGGGGATCCGTGTGCTGTCGGACGCGGCATCCCAGAGGTACGGCCCCGAACTCGTGGAGACGAGCATCCGGCTTGACTCCTCTGGCGCGAAGGAAACCTGCAGCACGTTCATCGCCCGCTCGTTGAGACGGGAGACCTGAGTGAAAACGGGCGTGCTCTCGGCCGTGGGTGAGGAGCTATACACGGCGAGATGCTTATAACCGTCTTGACTCAGCACTAGGTAGCGCCCGTCCTCTGACCATTCTGCCCAATCGGGTATGGGGTCCCGTTCCATCAAGGTGTCGAGAGACAGTTTCAGCCGCACCGCCCTCCAGTGTGCCAAGTCGAAGAACCAGTCTTCCTGGCCCTGATTGAAATGGAACCTGTCGAAGTACGAATTGAAGGATCTGCGGATTGTATTGCTCTCTCGTAAGATTCGTAACGGCGCTCCGCGTGTGATGTCCCAGAGCGTCATCTTTCCGTAAGCCGAGATGATCAAGGCCTCCTGGAGATCCGGTGACAGCCCCCCAAAGTGGTGGTGTTTCACCATTTCGATGCGCCGGACGAGCCGGCCCGTCACCATGTCCCAAACTTCCACTAGGCGGGCGTGCCTCAGGCTGGGTGACCCACGGACTAGATGACGGCCATCCCCATGACACACCGTTGAATTACCCGACAAAGGATGACTTGTCTGTGGCAGCGCTGGAAGCATGCGGACCCGCCTCCAGGTACCGGTGTCCCAGAGCGTACCGCCACCCACGGGGTCCCCACTCAGCAGCCAGCGGCCGTCGGGCGAGAATCGCAGACAGGAAAGCCCACCGGGAGACAGTTCCCCGAGTGGGCGTCCTTTTCGGCCTTCCTCCCCAGGCGGCGGGACATCCCAGAGAATGAGTTGCCCGCCTGCCGAGCCACTGATGACCCGGTGTGCACCTGGCAAGAATCGGACCTTAAGGTCTTGGCCCGTCGTGTCCC
It contains:
- a CDS encoding helix-turn-helix domain-containing protein → MTRQRLVQGFAPIRTDSATRPLPDGAPNGSEVPPHLEDPHGARLLTVEEIARCLGVSRATIYKLCSEGRLPHLRVSNAIRFRPSDLGALLQR
- a CDS encoding caspase family protein encodes the protein MKNMHITRHLSHAQRLFLQMLLCLYALVQPSALASSPRLSSPPRLLSPLFPDRESLLFEGFHSGQFFGSHNGQFFGILSAAEFEDESKVTRVLVYETATDKLFGDVWVPGSGVKAALGDDGKSLLLMIPNGNTISIQWLDLTTGQPRRPSWQVTSGLEDPVVGLSPGGDRWLVPGGGCTYEFRSAEREQPLTTFEVSCKARVVPTPDLAAVVINGDKPHTLEVYQPLAPRAKPLLLKGSPFTLSSAALSPDGRRLVTTYLYSGKPLLWDLTAGGPPQPLVDAEGLDYRHPPRFSPDGRGLLAIRGRDGAIGWWDLSSPVMAPPRWVIPRDSGLFRDDKIDDSLLVGSPENRLAAYVTAGRIIVVDTASGKWVRKFGLIGMQDVQAAFITPDATRVIPRDSVIPREKDYRFPKSPGPSAHDGLEGLMAWSSDGQLELEVKYDSESRVLVREVHTGIERFSAKLPYDFYVHHGSLTPEGSITLVVSTSNLETDGVSLVLLTWNKESAQWTRKLELDSTWMNKKIVSVRHSPDPNGRFLLLGYETGIIRADLEQGRVLPPLEGMESGPVLAAAFSADGSRVLAAGIQDKTSALFVCEWEHTTGRKLACRSSLRAERAQGFGVFLPSGDRVVINGRILDVATLKPVGQLQEMHPMDVRSSTFSLDGSRMLVVYDGGAIHLFESATGRRLAELFFWRDGWLVLGPDGRFDGSRSSWAAGFSWRSGDEVFPLERFHEQRQELGLLGKLLGGNPSPLLPVDSLEQRPLAPTLDGVVEWQGFDEPRLRFQVRARSGGIGRIRVTLNGAEYLLDLRTVAQACRQHQTGLDCDLSLSSFRNVIPEFWVHIPEGGTRSNSLELEAENAAGTLRSVPFKLEFQAHAWGPEEKKAASVPATDSRPVEGGAAQAMSVEAPKRAPPLRLVAAQGIRSVPGVVVVGPESPGMPRLVLTVHNSVAVLSKADTGEILLRLEGHQAPITAAAFSDDSLRVVTADVAGFIQVWDVTTGAGRVLGRDTTGQDLKVRFLPGAHRVISGSAGGQLILWDVPPPGEEGRKGRPLGELSPGGLSCLRFSPDGRWLLSGDPVGGGTLWDTGTWRRVRMLPALPQTSHPLSGNSTVCHGDGRHLVRGSPSLRHARLVEVWDMVTGRLVRRIEMVKHHHFGGLSPDLQEALIISAYGKMTLWDITRGAPLRILRESNTIRRSFNSYFDRFHFNQGQEDWFFDLAHWRAVRLKLSLDTLMERDPIPDWAEWSEDGRYLVLSQDGYKHLAVYSSSPTAESTPVFTQVSRLNERAMNVLQVSFAPEESSRMLVSTSSGPYLWDAASDSTRIPEQTTEFAGGSKSDPQQTIRLREQLQRKLSAYPGHELEALSPDGSFFVARGRLEPEKELSEIVLAIYDTKTGTRIGYAEGLDAVTLESAFISPDGRFMLASHYSYKDSSFNVRTLLWDLRNPRAPRPIHTFPDWSLSGFSKKGDMLVLGRLNGIVQMWSLESILGEAHERAEPLRVFPVPGSPIPGHTGPIRSLDVSADGRFLITYGADNTTRLWDTRTGLELCKLYSFTDGTWAVIDPSGRYDASNGGEIDGLYWVVNGFETISLSQLKSRYYEPNLLARLMGYSSEPLRDVQRFDDPRLYPDVKARVQGPTNAPALHIELTERGGGIGRTQVAINGKEVLQLSLERSGPESSKSPRVESVAPDAAKDARCERQPGRLTCDIPLKPLFRYFQAHTVRLPGTKTDTAPQRPVNRISVQAYNDEEYLLGKPVTFEYSPPRIGTRGATDVDVPVTEAELVVPRLWAVVAGVSDYTGAGIDLRYAAKDADDFARALDTAARRLLCSAEDLAAGKTCDRVHIRRLSSTAERQDLCLPALTGLASGDRRFTEPEGDGNSCSLKPSQSPCTPDKMNLLRALEELKDARPEDIVVVYLAGHGAASRHGNHEAYHYLTQDAWSLDMSDPELRCGGTLSSETLNEALKKSPATKQVMILDTCNSGAMVLKMTGSRGMSSSQVRAMEQMQDQTGMYVLAGASSDAVSYEAPEFGQGVLTYSLLKGMSAEGLAEESLVDVGRLFEYASKKVPELARGVSRAQQPVIAMPRGGGNFYIGQVTPPEQGIILKHLVQDPRPRFVLPNFFERDEWLDISGVKAAVVSELRDRSGVRQPTLAFVDVPELPGAYQLVGSYRKKGGKRTSATLEVSARVFKDGKQMGCDFRVSVPGVPWATPGRVPTPQESKPLASALVDGALKELERAKSSTSLVCRP